The following coding sequences lie in one Spirochaetota bacterium genomic window:
- a CDS encoding response regulator: protein MTKRKKILLIEDNPSDVILTKRAFSLKRVANEIVVAQDGQEALDYLFCEGEYAGRDTCDLPGLILLDLNLPKIDGITVLREIKKRETTRALPVVVLTTSNEDSDLTTCYNLGCNSYIRKPVEFGQFVEAVGQLGLYWFMLNQAPETN, encoded by the coding sequence ATGACGAAACGTAAAAAGATTTTACTCATAGAAGACAACCCGAGCGACGTTATTCTCACGAAGCGGGCATTTTCCCTCAAGCGCGTCGCGAACGAAATAGTCGTCGCGCAGGACGGCCAGGAGGCGCTGGATTACCTGTTCTGCGAGGGGGAGTACGCGGGAAGAGACACATGCGACCTCCCGGGGCTCATCCTGCTGGACCTGAACCTGCCGAAGATCGATGGAATAACGGTCCTCAGGGAAATAAAGAAACGCGAGACGACCCGCGCGTTACCGGTGGTGGTTCTTACGACCTCGAACGAGGATTCGGACCTCACTACCTGCTACAACCTGGGGTGCAACAGCTACATCCGCAAGCCCGTGGAATTCGGACAATTCGTGGAGGCGGTAGGCCAGCTGGGGCTCTACTGGTTCATGCTTAATCAGGCACCTGAAACGAATTAG
- a CDS encoding PAS domain S-box protein yields the protein MPAKWLTFGLTHEMEERFRQSQLGTDIAQARICILLLLVPIAGYAVNDYLFYGFTWPFYAITLWRLALVVSTALLLARMSGIKSHTSYDRFIFGWELACALTLAGLAALRPSSYIGHLMVAVVAVFLFLLVIPTRFTNQLAISTAILTAEAVIVSLGPRSPQEAMVIALTLFVTPIICVLSSWQLHLQRRRTFMAGEDIRAAEKEWERTFDSVPDLIAILDDKHRIVRANKAMAQRLGVTPAQCTGRICYEVVHGTDGPPAFCPHALTIKDSREHTMEVREDRLGGEFLVSTTPLPDRDGRMTGSIHVARDITAGKTAERALRESEKLFATMFDAAPIAMSLASLPDGVQLNVNRAWLDLMGFNRKEDVIGKTSLDLGLVPDADSRERLLNEFRNSGSVRNFEMTAVSREGAAHIILVNLHKVDIGERHLFISTNEDITERVRAVEALRMMNETLEARVKERTGELDTARLAALNLMEDTVLARTRIESINAELRQEIIERRRAEERYRLLFEQMMTGFAVCEMLVDDRGRPSDFRFLSLNPASEKLTGLRAGDAVGSTAREVMPGIEERLIDRFGITALTGEPAEFEDFSYALGGHFEFKAYPLDRGKFAIMFSNITTRKLAEIEINKLNLELETRVEARTAELAAAVQELESFSYAVSHDLRAPLRGIDGWGLALVEEYGNALTGKGIEYLATIRSETQRMAELIDALLQLSRLSRKELRRETVDMSGTALAIDRELRELYPARDVEFKAQPDLTAFGDPALITAILRNLLENAWKFTSRREKGVIEFSRVEMEGKSPFFVRDNGTGFDPRFASKLFTPFQRLHRRSEFPGTGIGLATVKRIVNRHGGEIFAVGEPEKGACFYFTL from the coding sequence ATGCCCGCTAAATGGCTGACCTTTGGACTGACCCATGAGATGGAAGAACGTTTCAGGCAATCGCAGCTTGGTACGGATATCGCCCAGGCCAGGATCTGCATCCTGCTTTTATTGGTGCCCATCGCAGGGTATGCCGTCAACGATTACCTTTTCTATGGCTTCACCTGGCCGTTCTATGCCATTACCCTGTGGCGGCTTGCCCTGGTTGTCTCTACCGCGCTGTTGCTTGCGCGCATGAGCGGGATAAAATCGCACACATCCTACGACCGGTTCATATTTGGCTGGGAGCTTGCCTGCGCATTGACCCTGGCGGGCCTTGCGGCACTTCGTCCCTCAAGCTATATCGGTCACCTGATGGTCGCCGTGGTCGCCGTATTTCTTTTTCTTCTTGTCATTCCCACCAGATTTACCAACCAGCTCGCGATCTCGACGGCAATCCTGACCGCGGAGGCGGTAATCGTATCCCTGGGCCCGCGGTCGCCGCAGGAAGCCATGGTAATCGCCCTCACCCTGTTCGTGACTCCCATAATCTGCGTTTTGAGCTCCTGGCAGCTCCACCTGCAGCGGAGACGGACCTTTATGGCGGGAGAAGACATCCGGGCGGCGGAGAAGGAATGGGAGCGGACATTTGACAGCGTCCCCGACCTGATCGCCATACTCGATGATAAGCACCGGATTGTGCGCGCCAACAAGGCAATGGCGCAACGGCTCGGCGTGACGCCCGCGCAATGCACAGGCCGAATATGCTATGAGGTCGTGCACGGAACCGACGGGCCGCCGGCTTTCTGCCCGCATGCCCTGACGATCAAGGATTCCCGGGAACATACGATGGAGGTCCGGGAGGACCGTCTCGGGGGGGAATTCCTTGTGAGCACGACCCCGTTGCCGGACCGGGACGGGAGGATGACGGGCTCGATTCACGTTGCCCGGGACATCACCGCGGGCAAAACGGCCGAGCGTGCCCTGCGTGAAAGCGAAAAACTGTTCGCGACCATGTTCGATGCGGCCCCTATCGCCATGTCGCTGGCCTCCCTGCCGGACGGGGTGCAGCTCAACGTGAACAGGGCCTGGCTGGATCTCATGGGTTTCAACCGGAAGGAAGACGTGATCGGGAAGACGTCCCTGGACCTGGGCCTGGTTCCCGACGCGGATTCCAGGGAGCGTTTGCTGAACGAGTTCCGGAACAGCGGATCGGTGCGAAATTTCGAGATGACGGCCGTTTCACGCGAGGGCGCCGCGCACATCATTCTTGTCAACCTGCACAAAGTCGATATCGGCGAACGCCACCTCTTCATTTCGACGAACGAGGACATCACCGAGCGCGTGCGGGCGGTGGAAGCGCTGCGCATGATGAATGAAACGCTCGAAGCAAGGGTGAAGGAGCGGACTGGGGAGCTCGATACCGCGCGCCTGGCGGCGCTCAACCTGATGGAAGACACGGTACTCGCCCGCACCCGCATAGAGTCGATCAACGCCGAGCTCCGGCAGGAGATCATCGAGCGCAGGCGGGCGGAGGAACGGTACAGGCTGTTGTTCGAGCAGATGATGACCGGTTTCGCCGTGTGCGAGATGCTCGTGGACGACCGGGGCAGGCCCTCGGATTTTCGCTTCCTGTCCCTTAACCCCGCGTCCGAAAAACTCACGGGCCTCCGCGCGGGGGACGCCGTGGGCAGCACGGCACGCGAGGTCATGCCGGGAATCGAGGAACGGCTGATCGACCGGTTCGGTATCACGGCGCTCACGGGCGAGCCCGCGGAATTCGAGGATTTCTCATACGCGTTGGGCGGGCATTTTGAATTCAAGGCCTATCCCCTTGACCGGGGAAAATTCGCGATCATGTTCTCGAATATCACCACGCGAAAACTGGCGGAAATAGAGATCAACAAGCTGAACCTGGAGTTGGAAACGCGGGTCGAGGCACGCACCGCGGAGCTCGCGGCCGCCGTCCAGGAACTGGAGAGCTTCTCCTACGCCGTTTCGCACGACCTGCGGGCGCCCTTGCGCGGGATCGACGGATGGGGCCTGGCCCTTGTCGAGGAGTACGGGAACGCGCTCACGGGCAAGGGGATCGAGTATCTCGCCACGATACGCAGCGAGACCCAGCGGATGGCGGAGCTTATCGACGCCCTGCTCCAATTATCGCGTCTCAGCCGTAAGGAACTGCGGCGCGAGACCGTGGACATGAGCGGGACGGCCCTCGCGATCGACCGCGAGCTCAGGGAGCTTTACCCGGCGCGGGACGTCGAGTTCAAGGCGCAACCCGATCTCACCGCGTTCGGGGACCCGGCGCTCATAACCGCGATCCTGCGCAACCTGCTCGAAAACGCCTGGAAATTCACGTCAAGAAGGGAAAAGGGGGTTATCGAATTCTCCCGGGTCGAGATGGAGGGCAAATCCCCGTTTTTCGTGCGGGATAACGGTACCGGGTTCGACCCCCGGTTCGCATCCAAGCTCTTTACGCCCTTCCAGCGGCTTCACCGCCGGTCGGAATTTCCCGGAACCGGTATAGGGCTTGCCACGGTAAAACGCATCGTGAACCGCCACGGGGGCGAAATTTTTGCCGTGGGTGAGCCGGAAAAAGGTGCGTGCTTTTATTTCACTTTATAG